One part of the Truepera radiovictrix DSM 17093 genome encodes these proteins:
- a CDS encoding DoxX family protein, whose amino-acid sequence MERVKRPLRILVGVLFIVVGTLHFALVELYVRLTPPWVPVPVLWVLLSGVLELLGGIGLLLRPVRRAAAYGLALLMAVSLPVSVSVLVNPAAVGLAWVPPLVLLWRLALQVALITLLVWFAEDERVHA is encoded by the coding sequence ATGGAGCGCGTTAAACGGCCCTTGCGCATCCTCGTCGGGGTGCTTTTCATCGTCGTCGGCACCCTGCACTTCGCCCTCGTGGAGCTCTACGTGCGCTTGACGCCGCCGTGGGTCCCCGTCCCCGTGCTCTGGGTGCTCCTCAGCGGGGTGCTCGAGCTGCTCGGCGGGATCGGGTTGCTGCTGCGCCCCGTTCGCCGCGCCGCGGCCTACGGCCTAGCGCTCCTCATGGCGGTGTCGTTGCCCGTATCCGTCTCGGTTCTCGTGAACCCCGCGGCGGTCGGGCTGGCGTGGGTGCCGCCGCTCGTCCTGCTCTGGCGGCTGGCGCTGCAGGTCGCGCTCATCACGCTCCTCGTCTGGTTCGCCGAGGACGAGCGGGTTCATGCCTGA
- a CDS encoding GIY-YIG nuclease family protein: MPWHVYVLRCRSGALYTGVTTDPLRRLTEHNAGRGAAFTKRHGPAELVYLEAAESRGAALRREHAIKRLSRARKLELVASASNQLREVHGAR, encoded by the coding sequence GTGCCCTGGCACGTCTACGTGCTGCGCTGCCGCAGCGGCGCGCTCTACACGGGCGTCACCACCGACCCGCTGCGGCGCCTAACCGAGCACAACGCGGGTCGCGGCGCGGCCTTTACGAAGCGTCACGGCCCTGCCGAGCTCGTCTACTTGGAGGCGGCTGAGAGCCGCGGGGCGGCGCTACGGCGTGAGCACGCCATCAAGCGGCTCTCTAGAGCGCGCAAGCTCGAGCTGGTGGCCTCGGCGAGCAACCAATTGAGGGAGGTTCATGGAGCGCGTTAA
- the pgeF gene encoding peptidoglycan editing factor PgeF, producing the protein MPELIRAPNIAAPHGFTTRAGGVSGGAYAGLNLGLSSGDDAAAVAENRRRVLEVLGAAQGDVCAFHQVHGDRVLEASPSWFEEEADAAVSDTPGLWLVVSTADCLPVLFHDPRTGAVGAAHCGWRGTVARLAQRTVEALRSRFGCDPADVRVAFGPAIRQPYYQVGPEVARAFLAAGFPEGVFKENGAGVLLDVPGANRWLLLESGVQEANLWDSGLCTYEDRRFYSHRRDRGRTGRQWGVIQVPSPQK; encoded by the coding sequence ATGCCTGAGCTTATCCGAGCGCCCAACATCGCCGCACCCCACGGCTTTACCACGCGCGCCGGCGGGGTGAGCGGGGGCGCCTACGCGGGCCTCAACCTGGGGCTCTCGAGCGGCGACGACGCGGCGGCCGTCGCGGAGAACCGGCGGCGCGTGCTGGAGGTGCTCGGCGCTGCACAAGGCGACGTTTGCGCCTTTCACCAAGTCCACGGCGACCGCGTGCTCGAGGCCTCCCCGAGCTGGTTCGAGGAGGAGGCCGACGCCGCCGTGAGCGACACCCCGGGGCTGTGGCTGGTCGTCAGCACCGCCGACTGCCTGCCCGTACTGTTCCACGACCCCCGCACCGGCGCGGTCGGCGCGGCGCACTGCGGTTGGCGCGGGACGGTCGCCCGGTTGGCGCAGCGCACCGTAGAGGCGCTGCGCTCGCGCTTCGGTTGCGACCCGGCAGATGTGCGCGTGGCGTTCGGTCCGGCGATCCGGCAACCCTACTACCAGGTCGGGCCGGAGGTGGCGCGCGCGTTTTTGGCGGCGGGGTTCCCGGAGGGTGTCTTTAAGGAAAACGGTGCCGGCGTGCTGCTGGACGTCCCGGGGGCCAACCGCTGGCTGCTTTTAGAGAGCGGGGTGCAAGAAGCGAACCTCTGGGACAGCGGCCTCTGCACCTATGAGGACCGCCGCTTCTACTCGCACCGCCGCGACCGGGGGCGGACGGGGCGGCAGTGGGGGGTGATCCAAGTACCGAGTCCCCAGAAATAA
- a CDS encoding MazG family protein — translation MQRLLETMRRLRAPDGCPWDREQTHETLRPYLLEEAAEAVDALSSGDAGAMAEELGDVLLQVAFHAVIAEEAGRFSYEDIEGGIVEKLERRHPHVFGDVRVSGAEQVVRNWQAIKAAEKETGETSPAERVPRSLSALMRAAELGRKLGWEAGSKEAVVSALDAGEVGALLLAVVDYARAQGVNPELALREAADARAHGTRPAVEARVG, via the coding sequence ATGCAACGTTTGCTAGAGACGATGCGCCGTCTTCGCGCGCCGGACGGCTGCCCCTGGGACCGCGAGCAGACCCACGAGACGCTGCGGCCCTATCTGCTCGAGGAGGCGGCCGAAGCGGTCGACGCGCTCTCAAGCGGCGACGCGGGCGCGATGGCCGAAGAGCTCGGCGACGTCCTTTTGCAGGTGGCCTTTCACGCGGTCATCGCCGAGGAGGCGGGGCGCTTCTCCTACGAGGACATCGAGGGGGGCATTGTGGAAAAACTCGAGCGCCGCCACCCCCACGTCTTCGGCGACGTGCGGGTCTCGGGCGCCGAGCAGGTCGTGCGTAACTGGCAGGCGATCAAGGCGGCCGAAAAGGAAACGGGGGAGACGAGCCCCGCGGAGCGCGTGCCGCGCAGTCTGAGCGCCCTGATGCGCGCTGCGGAGCTCGGCCGAAAGCTCGGTTGGGAGGCGGGCTCCAAAGAGGCGGTCGTGAGCGCCCTCGACGCGGGCGAGGTGGGCGCGCTGCTCCTGGCGGTCGTCGATTACGCCCGCGCGCAGGGGGTGAACCCCGAGCTGGCGCTGCGCGAGGCGGCGGACGCGCGCGCCCATGGGACGAGGCCGGCGGTAGAGGCTCGTGTCGGGTGA
- the trmB gene encoding tRNA (guanine(46)-N(7))-methyltransferase TrmB: MPGPTPGFLTTTFLTAPSGPLLPWRRFQFPLEWAAQFPHHDPAALLHVEVGFGDGRYTVRRALEAPQERFVGLEISSASLQRGLKRVRREGVANVKLLKVGAEFAVRHLFPPGSLASITVNFPDPWPKERHEGRRLLRASFFRLAAARLAPRGVILLATDHPEYLAFAQREAEASGAFALEEAEAPPAVFETKYALKWKGQGKRLFYQVFRATGAVVPEVPGLRREETMPHALLTGALPPTVTFRKQVVPYGDGHVILHEVARSLGSDEPEHGEKWLVRATVDEPELRQQVLVSVRARRSGGLIVGLEPFGDPVVTETVHGAVHAVTEWLLSLGDVRAEVRAY, from the coding sequence ATGCCAGGCCCCACTCCCGGATTTCTCACCACGACCTTTCTCACCGCGCCGAGCGGGCCGCTGCTGCCGTGGCGGCGCTTTCAGTTCCCCCTCGAGTGGGCCGCGCAGTTTCCGCACCACGACCCCGCCGCCCTGCTACACGTAGAGGTCGGTTTCGGCGACGGGCGCTACACCGTGCGGCGCGCCCTCGAGGCGCCCCAGGAGCGGTTCGTGGGTCTAGAGATCTCCTCGGCGAGCCTCCAGCGCGGCCTCAAGCGGGTGCGGCGCGAGGGCGTCGCCAACGTCAAGCTGCTCAAAGTCGGCGCCGAGTTCGCCGTGCGCCACCTTTTTCCGCCGGGTAGCTTGGCAAGCATCACGGTCAACTTCCCCGACCCTTGGCCCAAAGAGCGGCACGAAGGGCGGCGGCTTTTGCGCGCGAGCTTTTTCCGCTTGGCCGCCGCCCGCCTCGCACCGCGCGGGGTGATCCTGCTCGCGACCGACCACCCCGAGTACCTGGCGTTCGCGCAGCGCGAGGCGGAGGCGTCAGGGGCGTTCGCGCTCGAGGAGGCCGAAGCGCCCCCCGCCGTGTTCGAGACCAAGTACGCCCTTAAGTGGAAGGGGCAGGGCAAAAGGCTCTTTTATCAGGTGTTTCGCGCTACCGGCGCGGTGGTGCCGGAGGTGCCCGGGTTACGGCGGGAGGAGACGATGCCACACGCACTTTTGACGGGGGCGCTGCCCCCGACGGTCACGTTTCGCAAGCAAGTCGTCCCCTATGGGGACGGCCACGTCATCTTGCACGAGGTCGCGCGGAGTTTGGGTTCTGACGAGCCCGAGCACGGTGAGAAGTGGCTCGTGCGCGCGACCGTGGACGAACCGGAGCTGCGCCAACAGGTCTTAGTGAGCGTGCGCGCGCGGCGCTCGGGGGGGCTCATCGTGGGTTTGGAGCCCTTTGGCGACCCCGTCGTGACCGAGACTGTGCACGGCGCCGTGCACGCCGTGACCGAGTGGCTTTTAAGCCTCGGTGACGTGCGCGCCGAGGTGCGCGCGTACTGA
- a CDS encoding DUF1684 domain-containing protein: MARTQESAVARWRRDKDRYFESSPDAPVEGPFAGLTYYPEDGAYAVEALLEPFDPPQTVWLTTSAGDAQPYRRYGRATFTLAGRTLQLTLFVPAHLASGEPERFFIPFRDATSGTETYGAGRYLEAGAATGGRVTLDFNYAYHPFCAYSARYRCPLPPAENHLGVPIRAGERLPDAPREG, translated from the coding sequence ATGGCGCGCACTCAGGAGAGCGCCGTGGCGCGCTGGCGGCGCGACAAGGACCGCTACTTCGAGTCGAGCCCCGACGCGCCGGTAGAGGGCCCTTTCGCGGGGCTCACGTACTACCCCGAAGACGGGGCCTACGCGGTTGAGGCGCTGCTCGAGCCCTTCGACCCGCCCCAGACCGTATGGCTCACGACGAGCGCTGGCGACGCGCAGCCCTACCGGCGTTACGGGCGCGCGACTTTTACGCTGGCGGGGAGGACGTTGCAGCTCACCCTTTTCGTACCGGCGCACCTCGCGAGCGGGGAGCCGGAGCGCTTTTTCATCCCCTTCCGCGACGCCACGAGCGGGACGGAGACCTACGGTGCCGGGCGCTACCTCGAGGCTGGCGCCGCCACGGGCGGACGCGTCACCCTCGATTTTAACTACGCCTATCACCCCTTCTGCGCCTACTCGGCCCGCTACCGCTGCCCGCTGCCCCCGGCGGAAAACCACCTAGGCGTGCCCATCCGCGCAGGGGAGCGCCTTCCCGACGCGCCGCGTGAGGGTTGA
- a CDS encoding LacI family DNA-binding transcriptional regulator, with protein MSVVENEREKRVTQADVARLAGVSRSIVSYVINNGPRSVSEEKRQRVLRAIERLDYRPNKHAQMLIQEKWESVAANQLGVVISSVNAFKRPYYGEILAGLHEEAHRRGYHIRFIRLFEALRNPALLNQLIHKHEVSGLVLLALDQVLHTAADRELLEKIVGRVKRVVCLEWHHKGLLSVTFDRYRAAFDAAAHLLGLGHRTLAYIGPADERVGGVRAALSEAGLALTREANDAHSGFEQAVALKETASLTALVAGSDEVAFGVLKACHRQGVRVPDDLAVVSIDNIDLAEFALPALTTVNVPKRELGQQAVRTLLEQGEGLPVTVTLPTNLVVRESCGARKTY; from the coding sequence GTGAGTGTCGTAGAGAACGAGCGCGAAAAAAGGGTTACACAAGCCGATGTGGCTCGCCTAGCGGGCGTTTCCCGCTCGATCGTGTCATACGTTATCAATAACGGGCCGCGTTCAGTTTCAGAGGAGAAACGACAACGGGTGCTTAGGGCTATAGAACGGCTCGACTATCGTCCCAACAAGCACGCTCAGATGCTCATCCAAGAAAAGTGGGAATCGGTAGCCGCGAATCAGCTTGGCGTCGTGATCAGCAGCGTCAACGCTTTTAAAAGGCCTTACTACGGTGAGATTTTGGCGGGTCTCCATGAAGAGGCGCATCGGCGGGGGTACCACATCCGCTTTATTCGCCTTTTCGAGGCGTTACGTAATCCTGCGCTTTTGAACCAACTCATACACAAACACGAGGTCTCGGGGCTTGTACTGCTAGCGCTCGACCAGGTCCTCCACACGGCAGCAGACAGGGAGCTGCTTGAGAAGATCGTCGGACGTGTTAAACGGGTGGTGTGCCTCGAGTGGCACCATAAGGGCTTACTCTCGGTGACCTTCGACCGGTACCGCGCCGCCTTCGATGCTGCCGCACACTTACTAGGTCTCGGCCACCGCACCCTCGCCTACATCGGTCCTGCTGACGAGCGCGTCGGTGGCGTGCGCGCGGCCCTCTCAGAGGCAGGCCTCGCCCTAACGCGCGAGGCCAACGACGCTCACTCGGGCTTTGAACAGGCGGTGGCCCTCAAGGAGACAGCTAGCCTTACGGCACTCGTTGCCGGTAGCGACGAGGTAGCCTTTGGCGTGCTCAAGGCTTGCCACCGTCAAGGCGTGCGGGTGCCCGACGATCTCGCGGTCGTCAGCATCGACAATATCGACCTCGCAGAGTTCGCTCTTCCCGCCCTCACAACCGTCAATGTACCGAAGCGCGAGCTGGGGCAACAAGCAGTGCGGACGTTACTCGAGCAAGGTGAGGGGTTACCTGTAACGGTCACGCTACCTACCAACCTAGTGGTACGTGAGTCATGTGGGGCACGCAAGACCTACTAG